A stretch of DNA from Candidatus Polarisedimenticolaceae bacterium:
CGACCCCCGGGACGCTCTGGAGCCAGTACCGCAGCGACCAGTCCTGGAAGGAGCGGAGCGACGCGAGGTCGTGTTTCCCCTCACGGTCGACCAGGGCGTACTGGTAGACCCAGCCCACCCCCGTCGCGTCGGGTCCGAGTTCGGTCGAGACCCCCTGCGGGAGCCGCGGCAGGATCTTGGAGAGGTACTCGAGGACGCGGCTGCGGGCCCAGTAGATGTCGGTGCCGTCCTCGAAGATCACGTAGACGTACGAGAAGCCGAAGTCCGAGAATCCCCGGATCGCCTTCACCTTGGGCGCGCCGAGCAGCGCCGACACGATCGGGTAGGTGACCTGGTCCTCGATCACGTCGGGGCTTCGGTCCCACTTCGAGAAGACGATGACCTGCGTGTCCGACAGGTCGGGGATCGCGTCGAGGGGAACGTTGCGCATCGCGTGGAACGCGAAGGCGACGGCGGCGGCCGTCAGCATCAGGACGAGGATGCGGTTCCTCGCCGAGAACTCGATGACCCTTCCGATCATGGGTGATGGGCCGTGGACTGCAGCGCCGCCCGTAGCTTGGACTCCGAGTCGACGAAGAACGTCCCGGCGGCGAGGACCTTCTCGCCCGCCTCGAGGCCGGAGACGACCTCCACGGCGTCGGGGAGCTCGAGCCCCGTCGTGATCGTGCGCGGCTCGAAGAGGCCGGGCTCGCGCTCGACGAAGACCACCTTGCGGGTCCCGGTGTCGACGACCGCGTCGGTGGGGACGCGCAGGCGCTCTCCGAGGTCGGCTTCGAGGACGACCTCCGCGAACATCCCGGGCCTGAGCGCGCCGTCGGCGTTGGGGAAGGCGACGCGTACCTGCGCCGCGCGCGTCGTCGCGTCGAGGGTGGGGTAGACCTTCTCGACCTTCCCCTCGAAGACCTGCCCCGGGAGGTACGCGAGGCTCATCCGCGCGCGCTGCCCCTCCTTCACGAAGGGGAGCTCGTGCTCGAAGACCGACGCGATGACCCAGACGCGGGAGAGATCGGAAAGCTCCAGGAGCGGCATCTCGCGGCTCACCCGCATCCCCTGGACGACGTCGCGCTTGAGGATCGTTCCGCCGATCGGGGCGTCGACGACGACGGTGCGCGAGGCCTTCCCGGTCGCGGCCAGCGCGTCGATCTGCGCCGGGGTCAGGTCGAGGAGCTCCAGGCGGCGGCGCGCGCTGTCCAACAGGTCCGCCCCCGTTCCCGAGACGGCGGGGAGGGGGCTCGTCGCCAGCCGCTCCTTCGCGCGCAGGGCGACGAGGAACTCCTGCTGCGCGGCGAGCAGCTCGGGGCTGTAGATCTCGAGGAGGGGCTGCCCCTTCACGACGACGGCGCCGACGGCGTCGGCCCACAACTTCTCCACGTAGCCGTCGATCTTGGTCGTCACCGTGCGCAGGCGCGTCTCGTCGGCGGCGACGCTCGCCGCGGCACGGACCTCGCGAACGAACGGCGCGGACACGACCTCCTCGCTCCGGGCGCCGATCCCCGCGAGCTTCGCGGAGGGGATCCGCACCTCGGCCCGATCGGCCGTCTCGTCCTCGGTTCCCATCCGCTCGGCCGAGACGGGAACGAGGTCCATCCCGCAGATCGGGCAGGAGCCGGGGCCGTCCTGGGTGATCTGCGGGTGCATCGGGCAGTGATACACGGGCTTCGGGGGCGCCTGCGTCCGCTCCGCGTCGATGGGGACGAGGTCCATGCCGCAGATCGGACAGGAGCCGGGCTTGTCCGAGGTGATCTGCGGGTGCATCGGGCAGTGGTAACGCGGCGCCGCTTGTTCCCCGGCGGGATCGTGCCCGCCGCCGTGATCGCGGTGCATCACGAGCCAGGCGGTCGTTCCGACGATCCCCGCGAAGACGGCGACCAGAAGCAGGACGACGAGGGGGCGCTTCATCGGGACACTCCGGGGCCGAGCCACGCGCGGCCGGTCAGCGGCTCGAGGGCGGCGAGGGCGGACCATCGCGCGCCGCGCTGGGTTTCGATCTCGATCGATTCGGTGTAGAGCCCCTCGACCTCGTCGAGGACGGAGGCGAAGTCGGCGCGGCCGTTGCGGTAGGCGGCCAGGGCTGCGTCGAACGCCGCCCGGCGCTGCGGGACGATCGCCTGCTCGAGGAGGCTCGTTCGGCGGGCCGCCTCGTCGATCCGGGCGGCGACGTCGCGCACCTCGGCGACGAGCGCCGCGCGCGCCGCGTCGACGTCGGCGTCGATCGCGTCCCTCTCCCGCTCGGCCTCGGCAACCGCGCGGGCCTGCTTGCGGTCGCGCCAGAGCGGCAGGCGCACGCCCACCATCCCCATGACCATGGACTCGAGGGGGCCGCGCTCGGTGTAGGCCCCCGAAGCCATCCAGTCGGGTTTCATCTCGAGGCGGGCCGCGTCGATCCGCGAGCTCTCTCGCGCGCTTTCGGAAGCCAGCCGCCGGAGCTCCGGCGCGTTCTCGAGCGCGGCCGCCTCCGCGGCGGTGGGGTCCCATGGGAGCTCGACGGGGGGGTCGAGGGCCGGGGCGAAGCGAGCCGGCCCGGTGCGGCCGAGGACGGCGCCCAGCGACGCTTCCGCGCGCCCCCGCTCCCCGTCGAGAGCGGCGAGGTCGATCTCGAGGCGCGAGAGCGCCGTGCCGGCCTTGAGCACGTCGGCGAGGGTTCCCTCGCCGTTCTCGAATCGCACGCGGGCGGCGTCGCGCGCCGCCTCGAGGAGCGGGCGCGAGCCCTCCACGATGGCGCGGGTGCGGTCGATGCGGTGAAGCTCGACGTAGGCGGTGAACACCCTTGCGCGCACCGTCGCGAGGATCGCCGCGGAGCTCTCGACCGCCACGCGCCGCTCGGCGAGGGCGAACTGCTCCCGGGCGTCGCGTTTGCCGCCGCCGGGAAACTCCTGCGTCCACGTCACCGTGGCGCCGGTGTCCATCGACTCTCCCCAGGTGATCCGGTCGAGCGACTCGTTCTCGTAGGTGAGCGACAGCAGCGGGTCCGGGAGGGCCTGGGCCTGCGGGGCGCGCTCGGCGGCCGCGGCGACGCGGTACTGGGCGGCGCGGATCGCGGGGGCGTTGGCCTCCGCCTCGGCGAGCAGGGCCGAAAGATCGAGGAGCGCCGCGAGGATCATCGCGCGGGCTCGCTTAGGTGGTCCCACGTGCGCAGGAATCCCCCGTGGTCGTGGGCGAAGGCC
This window harbors:
- a CDS encoding efflux RND transporter periplasmic adaptor subunit, which encodes MKRPLVVLLLVAVFAGIVGTTAWLVMHRDHGGGHDPAGEQAAPRYHCPMHPQITSDKPGSCPICGMDLVPIDAERTQAPPKPVYHCPMHPQITQDGPGSCPICGMDLVPVSAERMGTEDETADRAEVRIPSAKLAGIGARSEEVVSAPFVREVRAAASVAADETRLRTVTTKIDGYVEKLWADAVGAVVVKGQPLLEIYSPELLAAQQEFLVALRAKERLATSPLPAVSGTGADLLDSARRRLELLDLTPAQIDALAATGKASRTVVVDAPIGGTILKRDVVQGMRVSREMPLLELSDLSRVWVIASVFEHELPFVKEGQRARMSLAYLPGQVFEGKVEKVYPTLDATTRAAQVRVAFPNADGALRPGMFAEVVLEADLGERLRVPTDAVVDTGTRKVVFVEREPGLFEPRTITTGLELPDAVEVVSGLEAGEKVLAAGTFFVDSESKLRAALQSTAHHP
- a CDS encoding TolC family protein, which translates into the protein MILAALLDLSALLAEAEANAPAIRAAQYRVAAAAERAPQAQALPDPLLSLTYENESLDRITWGESMDTGATVTWTQEFPGGGKRDAREQFALAERRVAVESSAAILATVRARVFTAYVELHRIDRTRAIVEGSRPLLEAARDAARVRFENGEGTLADVLKAGTALSRLEIDLAALDGERGRAEASLGAVLGRTGPARFAPALDPPVELPWDPTAAEAAALENAPELRRLASESARESSRIDAARLEMKPDWMASGAYTERGPLESMVMGMVGVRLPLWRDRKQARAVAEAERERDAIDADVDAARAALVAEVRDVAARIDEAARRTSLLEQAIVPQRRAAFDAALAAYRNGRADFASVLDEVEGLYTESIEIETQRGARWSALAALEPLTGRAWLGPGVSR